One Parcubacteria group bacterium DNA window includes the following coding sequences:
- a CDS encoding HAD-IIIA family hydrolase produces the protein MQKYAFLDRDGTFLWEPERPEGVDPRETFPLKSMDEFKFMEGAIEGIRKLADKEYKLVMVTNQTFLGTPKHPKEMFDKVMEKIDEELAKYTITFEFKMVCPHGPDEGCDCRKPQIGGLEDFLREHEVDFTHSIMFGDRTTDEEFAKNIGIRFVKVKTNEHFVVPDDI, from the coding sequence ATGCAAAAATACGCCTTTTTAGACAGAGATGGAACATTCCTTTGGGAACCAGAGCGTCCCGAGGGTGTCGATCCGCGAGAAACTTTTCCATTGAAATCCATGGATGAGTTTAAGTTCATGGAGGGTGCTATTGAGGGCATTCGTAAACTCGCGGATAAGGAATACAAACTCGTTATGGTAACGAACCAAACTTTCCTCGGGACACCAAAACATCCCAAAGAAATGTTTGATAAAGTTATGGAAAAAATTGACGAGGAGTTGGCGAAATATACTATCACTTTCGAGTTCAAAATGGTCTGTCCACACGGACCGGATGAAGGGTGCGATTGTCGAAAACCGCAAATTGGCGGCTTGGAAGATTTTTTACGAGAGCATGAGGTCGATTTCACGCACTCGATCATGTTCGGAGACAGAACAACCGACGAGGAGTTCGCAAAAAACATTGGTATACGATTTGTAAAAGTGAAGACAAACGAACACTTTGTTGTTCCGGACGATATTTAA